The genomic stretch CCCAGTTTCTGGTCAGCGGAGGTCTGGATCACTGCGTCCACATCTGGGACCTGAAGACCAAGAGACTGCACCGCTCCCTCAAGGTGAGACCTCACAGGGGACAGAGGGACACCTGCTAGAATATAAAGTCTGTGTCAGAGTCTTTTCCATGGAGGAGGGGACATtattgtctctgtctgtccctcaggACCACAAAGAGGAGGTGACCTGCGTGTCCTTTAACGTCAACGACAGCTACGTGGCGTCCGGCTCCACCAGCGGAgatctggtcctccacagtctaACCACCAACCTTTCCAGCAAAGCCTTCGGACGCGGCAGCAACCAGGTCAGAGTGTttgtcaacacattttttcctaCAGCCCCCGAGGGCCAGATCGGGCCCCTGACAGGACCCCGACTATTCTCTAATCCCCAATAAAATACtgtgatggactctgtgaacagtttttgtccttttag from Plectropomus leopardus isolate mb unplaced genomic scaffold, YSFRI_Pleo_2.0 unplaced_scaffold24511, whole genome shotgun sequence encodes the following:
- the LOC121966426 gene encoding protein NEDD1-like, with protein sequence MEEVTRLVSTGDCVRIWDAASMAPLEQFNPHSASHPVAQACWSSNNQYLVSASSSGDKLVVSSLKLSPVPVVELGEGKKQTRVCLSSSSQFLVSGGLDHCVHIWDLKTKRLHRSLKDHKEEVTCVSFNVNDSYVASGSTSGDLVLHSLTTNLSSKAFGRGSNQVRVFVNTFFPTAPEGQIGPLTGPRLFSNPQ